In the genome of Metabacillus litoralis, the window AGATCCACGTGCCTACCGCTTTGATGGAGAATTGAACAAAGCAAACCGTGGTATGATGGAGTTCCAAGAGATGCTAAAATGTGATGAGAAATTTTTATGGCATTTGCTATCATTAACACAAGAAGGTAATTTTAAGGCTGGTCGTTTTGCGCTAATTTCTGCAGATGAGTTAATTGTTGCCCACACAAACGAAACAGAATACCGCTCCTTTATTTCTAACAAAAAGAATGAAGCCCTTCACTCACGTATTATTGTTATGCCTGTTCCGTATAACCTAAAGGTTACAGAAGAAGAGAGAATTTATGAGAAAATGATCTCTGAAAGTGATGTATCTGATGTTCATATTGCCCCACATACATTAAAGGTTGCGGCTATGTTTACCATTTTAACTCGCCTAAAAGAACCGAAACGCGGAGATATTGATCTGGTTAAAAAGATGAGATTATATGATGGAGAAAGTGTTGAAGGCTTTAACTCTGTTGATGTTAATGAGCTAAGAAAGGAATATAACGATGAGGGCATGTCCGGTATTGACCCGCGTTATGTGATCAATAGAATTTCATCTACGATTATTCGTAAAGAAGTGCCATCCATTAATGCTTTAGATGTATTAAGAGCGTTAAAAGAAGGTCTTGATCAACACGCTTCTATTTCAAACGAAGATCGTGAAAAATATTTAAACTTCATCTCTGTTGCTCGCCAGCTATATGACGACATGGCGAAAAAAGAAGTTCAAAAAGCATTTGTTTATTCTTATGAGGAATCAGCTAAAACTCTTATGGATAACTATTTAGACAATGTGGAGGCATACTGTAATAAAAACAAGCTTCGTGATCCATTGACAGGTGAAGAAATGAACCCTGACGAAAAACTAATGCGCTCAATTGAAGAGCAGATTGGTATTTCAGAAAACGCGAAAAAAGCCTTCCGTGAAGAGATTCTTATCCGCATTTCAGCTTATGCACGTAAAGGAAAACGTTTTGATTATAATTCTCACGAACGTTTACGTGAAGCGATTCAAAAGAAACTTTTTGCTGACTTAAAAGATGTGGTGAAAATTACGACTTCATCCAAAACACCTGATGAGCAGCAGCTTAAGAAAATTAATGAAGTGGTGGCACGTCTTATTGATGAACATGGCTATAACTC includes:
- a CDS encoding PrkA family serine protein kinase — protein: MDILKKIEKYREDEQRLKWEGTFVEYLEIVKEKPWVAQSAHSRVYNMIKDAGIEEVDGKRTYKFFDHQLYGLEDALERLVEEYFHPAAKRLDVRKRILLLMGPVSGGKSTLVTMLKRGLEAYSLTDRGAVYAIKGCPMHEDPLHLIPHHLRDDFYDEYGIRIEGNLSPLNVMRLEQEYGGRIEDVRVERVFLSEDKRTGIGTFSPSDPKSQDIADLTGSIDFSTIAEYGSESDPRAYRFDGELNKANRGMMEFQEMLKCDEKFLWHLLSLTQEGNFKAGRFALISADELIVAHTNETEYRSFISNKKNEALHSRIIVMPVPYNLKVTEEERIYEKMISESDVSDVHIAPHTLKVAAMFTILTRLKEPKRGDIDLVKKMRLYDGESVEGFNSVDVNELRKEYNDEGMSGIDPRYVINRISSTIIRKEVPSINALDVLRALKEGLDQHASISNEDREKYLNFISVARQLYDDMAKKEVQKAFVYSYEESAKTLMDNYLDNVEAYCNKNKLRDPLTGEEMNPDEKLMRSIEEQIGISENAKKAFREEILIRISAYARKGKRFDYNSHERLREAIQKKLFADLKDVVKITTSSKTPDEQQLKKINEVVARLIDEHGYNSTSANELLRYVGSLLNR